In Anaerolineae bacterium, a single genomic region encodes these proteins:
- the murC gene encoding UDP-N-acetylmuramate--L-alanine ligase, whose translation MVLSQRIHFVGIGGTGLSAIARVLLERGYTVSGSDRHASPFTEALARLGARVFIGHAPEQVRDADLVVRSSAIPDDNPEVQESRARGIPVLKRVDFLPQLTAGYRTLAVAGAHGKTTTTAMLAVALQRLGQDPTFIVGAEVHDLGANAHAGKGPYFVIEADEYDYMFWGLRPYVAVVTNVEHDHPDLFPTPEAMQAAFRGFVERGDPEGWTVLCGEDAGARRLAEHAPGRVLFYGIRGEGSGVWLAAIARGLSLNPRGGYDFRAGLPSGREVAVSLSIPGRHNVLNALAALTVVDVLGLDVQEAARSLAAFHGAGRRFEVRLESGGWVVVDDYAHHPTEIAATLAAARARYPGHTLWAVWQPHTYSRTLTLLDRFATAFAQADRVVVTGVYAARERAPEGFDPRQVAAALRHPTVAFAPDWEAAAELLLAEAHPPAVVLVLSAGDGPRLSERLQAAWLSEERRG comes from the coding sequence ATGGTTTTGTCGCAGCGCATTCACTTCGTCGGTATCGGCGGCACCGGGCTTTCGGCCATCGCCCGCGTGCTGCTGGAGCGTGGCTACACTGTCAGCGGCTCAGATCGGCACGCTTCGCCGTTCACCGAGGCGCTGGCGCGGTTGGGTGCCCGTGTGTTCATCGGCCACGCCCCCGAACAGGTGCGCGATGCCGACCTGGTGGTGCGCTCTTCGGCCATCCCCGACGACAACCCCGAGGTGCAGGAGTCGCGCGCCCGCGGGATTCCGGTGCTCAAGCGGGTGGACTTTCTGCCCCAACTCACGGCTGGTTATCGCACCCTGGCCGTGGCCGGGGCCCATGGCAAGACCACCACCACGGCCATGCTGGCTGTGGCCCTGCAGCGTCTGGGCCAGGACCCCACTTTCATCGTGGGCGCTGAGGTGCACGATCTTGGCGCCAACGCCCACGCGGGGAAAGGCCCTTACTTCGTCATCGAGGCCGATGAGTACGACTACATGTTTTGGGGTCTACGGCCTTATGTCGCCGTGGTGACCAATGTGGAGCACGATCACCCCGATCTTTTTCCCACGCCCGAAGCGATGCAGGCCGCCTTCCGCGGTTTTGTGGAACGGGGCGACCCTGAAGGGTGGACCGTGCTCTGTGGGGAGGACGCCGGAGCCCGCCGTCTGGCGGAACACGCCCCAGGACGGGTGCTCTTTTACGGGATCCGGGGAGAGGGTTCCGGGGTCTGGTTGGCTGCCATCGCCCGGGGGCTCTCGCTGAACCCGCGGGGCGGGTACGACTTCCGGGCCGGGTTGCCCTCCGGTCGGGAGGTGGCCGTCTCCCTGAGCATTCCGGGCCGACACAATGTACTCAACGCCCTGGCCGCCCTCACGGTGGTCGATGTGCTGGGACTGGATGTCCAGGAAGCCGCCCGGTCGCTGGCTGCTTTCCACGGCGCTGGCAGGCGCTTCGAGGTGCGGCTGGAAAGCGGCGGATGGGTGGTGGTGGACGATTACGCCCACCATCCCACGGAGATTGCCGCCACCTTAGCCGCGGCGCGAGCCCGCTACCCCGGGCACACCCTCTGGGCCGTGTGGCAGCCCCACACCTACTCCCGCACCTTGACTTTGCTGGATCGGTTCGCCACCGCCTTTGCTCAGGCCGACCGGGTGGTGGTCACCGGGGTGTACGCGGCCAGGGAACGGGCGCCCGAGGGCTTTGACCCGCGCCAAGTGGCCGCCGCCCTGCGCCATCCGACGGTGGCTTTCGCGCCCGATTGGGAGGCCGCTGCGGAGTTGTTACTGGCCGAGGCCCACCCCCCGGCGGTGGTGCTGGTGCTCTCGGCGGGCGACGGCCCGCGCCTGAGCGAGCGCCTGCAGGCCGCCTGGCTGTCTGAGGAGAGGAGAGGATGA
- the murB gene encoding UDP-N-acetylmuramate dehydrogenase: MPPTAPVALPWSVLEAAFGERLQRRVPLAPYTSARLGGPADALLIVRSADELAEAVAWLWAHEVPFLVLGGGSNVLVSDAGVRGVVLLNKAAAVRFGEDEEGSWVRAESGANLGRVARRAALQGLAGLEWAAGIPGTVGGAVVGNAGAHGGDMAGVLRVAEILHRREGRVTWPVERLAYGYRTSWLKVHPGEAVVLAATLRLRPGDPQELQARLEEGRAYRQRTQPPGASMGSMFKNPPGDYAGRLIEAAGLKGTRIGGAEISRVHANFIVNHGDATARDVAELLRLARCTVAERFGVRLDLEIQLIGDWPPEVLADLV, from the coding sequence ATGCCCCCAACGGCCCCCGTTGCCCTGCCCTGGTCGGTCCTGGAGGCCGCTTTTGGGGAGCGGCTCCAACGCCGGGTCCCGCTGGCGCCCTACACCTCGGCGCGCTTAGGCGGTCCGGCCGACGCCCTGCTCATCGTGCGCTCGGCCGACGAACTGGCCGAGGCGGTGGCCTGGCTGTGGGCCCACGAGGTGCCTTTCCTGGTGCTGGGCGGGGGCTCCAATGTGCTGGTGAGCGACGCCGGGGTGCGCGGCGTGGTGCTGCTCAACAAGGCCGCCGCGGTACGCTTCGGCGAGGACGAGGAAGGCTCCTGGGTGCGGGCCGAGTCAGGCGCCAATCTGGGCCGTGTGGCCCGGCGGGCGGCTTTGCAGGGGCTGGCCGGGCTGGAATGGGCCGCCGGGATTCCCGGCACCGTGGGCGGGGCCGTGGTAGGCAACGCCGGGGCCCATGGCGGCGATATGGCGGGCGTGCTCCGGGTGGCCGAAATCTTGCACCGCCGGGAGGGACGGGTGACTTGGCCGGTGGAGCGCCTGGCTTACGGCTATCGCACCAGTTGGCTCAAGGTGCACCCCGGTGAGGCGGTGGTGCTGGCCGCCACCCTACGCCTGCGGCCCGGCGATCCTCAGGAACTGCAGGCGCGGCTGGAAGAAGGGCGGGCCTACCGCCAGCGCACTCAGCCGCCGGGGGCCAGCATGGGCTCCATGTTCAAGAACCCGCCGGGCGATTACGCGGGCCGGCTCATCGAAGCCGCCGGGCTGAAGGGTACCCGCATCGGCGGGGCTGAGATCAGCCGTGTGCACGCCAATTTCATCGTCAACCACGGCGACGCCACGGCCCGCGATGTGGCCGAGTTGCTGCGCCTGGCGCGATGCACGGTGGCCGAACGTTTTGGCGTGCGGCTGGACCTGGAAATCCAACTCATCGGCGACTGGCCGCCTGAAGTGCTGGCCGACCTGGTGTGA